A window of the Carassius carassius chromosome 36, fCarCar2.1, whole genome shotgun sequence genome harbors these coding sequences:
- the LOC132116792 gene encoding cytochrome c oxidase subunit 7B, mitochondrial-like, whose protein sequence is MYRFAKAALNLSGQTARQVAVRQKSDLSREFHAKYGPPLLIAGATFCTAVWAYVITSTGITWNLSPVGKVQPKPWLEE, encoded by the exons ATGTATCGTTTCGCCAAGGCTGCCCTGAACCTCAGCG GTCAGACTGCCCGTCAGGTGGCTGTGCGACAGAAGTCTGATCTGTCCCGTGAATTTCATGCAAAGTATGGACCTCCTCTGCTGATTGCTGGGGCCACATTTTGCACAGCTGTTTGGGCATAT GTGATCACTTCAACAGGCATTACATGGAACCTGTCACCTGTAGGCAAGGTCCAGCCCAAGCCGTGGCTGGAGGAATGA